A genomic window from Carassius gibelio isolate Cgi1373 ecotype wild population from Czech Republic chromosome A11, carGib1.2-hapl.c, whole genome shotgun sequence includes:
- the LOC128022587 gene encoding homeodomain-interacting protein kinase 1 isoform X1, giving the protein MASQLQVFSPPSVSSSAFCRVKKMKVESCAWDASSEAYSSVGQYSFNPAAGLPFGTSGLIFPPASRGQVVVRAADSTGSLPRGSSRRTSHNAHHTESQSSRGHRYGVKRKHEEVESSGGSGSGSVQILEELSAPAFSTRTGGAGTTAQSIPHSAPTTKSSSSNGEGDYQLVQHEILCSVSNSYEVLEFLGRGTFGQVAKCWKRGTNEIVAIKILKNHPSYARQGQIEVSILNRLSAENADEFNFVRSYECFQQKGHTCLVFEMLEQNLYDFLKHSKFSPLPLRHIRPILQQVSTALMKLKSLGLIHADLKPENIMLVDPIRQPYRVKVIDFGSASHVSKAVCSTYLQSRYYRAPEIILGLPFCEAIDMWSLGCVIAELFLGWPLYPGASEYDQIRYISQTQGLPPEYLLSAGTKTSRFFKRGPDSSYPLWRIKTPSEHEAEMGIKSKEARKYIFNCLDDMMQVNLPTHLEGTDMLAEKADRQELIDLLKRMLRLDADKRITPTKTLAHPFVTMSHLLNFPHSSHVKSCFQNMDICKRRNGSFDSGKALFAANAVPGAAGNLTVTFSSQLNQHSQVPSAAGAVPLLNYQPALYQQATINIPGLAQPSIPLQTRPTQLCAQTEPFQQTLIVCPPTAIQGLPSSNKTSSYPVRMENGVPVVQQNQSTQPLQIQPSMLTQGSCTPLMVATLHPHTAGVASQYPLPLALGCGAGRPALLEQTATVLQAWPAGTQQILIPSAWQQVPGMTIHNPSHQPTVTESPPETVLSQTSKQTSSWRASRSGQHNGVVQQNPHILGGLNLSQSLSRGASTVTRSQNKRSRVCCDTGSSSALVGSQSLSAILPQPIIICDTPSPAVSVITIHSDSEDEDDRKFHPASCGPSHRTNVISCLTVHDSDSSTASPLSPKPQSGHAGVQSSRLSKALAAEAPSVKAQPVENSISAKLPPSAVGLAQNYYMKPKRAAATRQPSSSGESGSDHLHEPSRSQPLNLSQTTVSSSQEASGGSSSLRRQHTYPPASTRYGLQEASSFTSTPSLYTYPTPASHMEHLLVQGSSPSVLAPPSSHYAASLIPKDSIGGVVHGLSAHYQQHYSTHPYTSTTRGGGAYSGYQLSPRRVPQYPYI; this is encoded by the exons ATGGCTTCACAGCTGCAGGTTTTCTCCCCTCCGTCTGTGTCTTCCAGTGCCTTCTGCAGGGTGAAGAAAATGAAAGTGGAGAGCTGTGCTTGGGATGCTTCCAGTGAAGCGTACAGTTCTGTGGGTCAGTACAGCTTCAACCCCGCTGCGGGCCTCCCTTTCGGCACCTCCGGCCTGATCTTCCCCCCAGCGTCCCGGGGCCAGGTGGTGGTCCGTGCCGCAGACAGCACCGGGAGCCTCCCGCGGGGGTCCAGTCGCAGAACATCTCACAACGCCCACCACACAGAGTCGCAGTCCTCCCGCGGGCACAGGTACGGCGTGAAGAGGAAGCATGAGGAGGTGGAGAGCTCTGGAGGAAGCGGCAGCGGCAGCGTTCAGATCCTGGAGGAGCTCTCGGCTCCTGCTTTCTCCACACGTACGGGAGGAGCGGGAACCACCGCCCAGTCCATCCCCCACTCGGCCCCCACCACCAAAAGCAGCAGCTCCAACGGGGAAGGGGACTACCAGCTGGTCCAGCACGAGATCCTCTGCTCCGTCTCCAACAGCTACGAAGTTCTTGAGTTTCTCGGCCGGGGCACGTTCGGGCAGGTGGCCAAGTGCTGGAAAAGAGGAACTAATGAGATCGTGGCCATCAAGATCCTGAAGAACCATCCATCGTATGCACGTCAGGGACAGATCGAG GTGAGCATATTGAACCGGCTCAGCGCGGAGAATGCTGACGAGTTCAACTTTGTCCGCTCCTACGAGTGTTTCCAGCAAAAGGGCCACACGTGCTTGGTGTTTGAAATGCTGGAGCAGAATCTTTACGACTTCCTGAAGCACAGTAAGTTCAGTCCGCTGCCCCTAAGACACATCCGGCCCATCCTGCAGCAGGTGTCCACGGCCCTGATGAAGCTGAAGAGCCTGGGTCTCATCCACGCTGATCTGAAGCCTGAGAACATCATGCTGGTGGACCCCATCCGACAGCCCTACAGGGTTAAGGTTATCGACTTCGGCTCAGCCAGTCACGTCTCCAAAGCCGTCTGCTCAACTTACCTTCAGTCTCGCTACTACAG AGCCCCTGAGATCATCCTTGGTCTGCCGTTCTGCGAAGCCATCGACATGTGGTCCCTGGGTTGTGTGATTGCAGAGCTCTTTCTGGGCTGGCCGCTATATCCAGGAGCTTCAGAATATGACCAG ATTCGGTACATTTCTCAGACACAGGGATTGCCTCCTGAGTATCTCTTGAGTGCTGGCACAAAGACAAGCCGCTTCTTCAAGAGAGGACCAGACTCCAGCTACCCACTGTGGAGGATAAAA ACCCCGTCTGAGCATGAGGCCGAAATGGGCATCAAGTCAAAAGAAGCGAGAAAATACATCTTCAATTGTTTAGATGACATGATGCAG GTCAATCTGCCGACTCATTTAGAAGGGACGGACATGTTGGCGGAGAAGGCGGACCGCCAGGAGTTGATTGACCTGTTGAAGAGGATGCTGAGACTGGACGCTGATAAAAGGATTACGCCCACAAAGACCCTGGCGCATCCGTTTGTGACCATGAGCCACCTGCTGAACTTCCCTCACAGCTCACA TGTGAAGTCATGTTTCCAGAACATGGATATCTGCAAGAGAAGGAACGGTAGCTTTGACAGTGGGAAAGCCCTGTTTGCTGCTAACGCTGTTCCTGGAGCTGCAGGAAACCTGACGGTGACCTTCAGCAGCCAGCTGAACCAGCACAGCCAG GTTCCGTCTGCTGCTGGAGCCGTTCCTCTCCTTAACTACCAACCGGCTCTTTACCAGCAGGCCACCATTAACATCCCAGGCCTGGCCCAGCCCAGCATCCCCCTGCAGACCCGTCCCACTCAGCTGTGTGCTCAGACCGAACCTTTCCAGCAAACCCTCATCGTCTGCCCCCCCACCGCTATCCAAG GGCTTCCATCTTCTAATAAAACCTCTAGCTATCCTGTCCGGATGGAGAACGGTGTTCCCGTTGTCCAGCAGAACCAGTCCACGCAGCCGCTTCAGATTCAGCCCAGCATGCTGACGCAG GGCTCCTGCACGCCTCTGATGGTGGCCACGCTGCACCCTCACACAGCGGGAGTGGCGTCCCAGTACCCTCTGCCCCTGGCACTGGGCTGTGGGGCAGGAAGGCCTGCCCTGCTGGAGCAGACAGCCACAGTGCTG CAGGCCTGGCCGGCGGGAACCCAGCAGATCCTCATACCCTCCGCGTGGCAGCAGGTGCCTGGCATGACCATCCACAACCCCAGCCACCAGCCCACAGTGACCGAATCTCCTCCGGAGACCGTACTGTCTCAGACCTCTAAACAGACTTCAAGCTGGAG GGCGTCTCGCAGCGGTCAGCACAATGGCGTCGTCCAGCAGAACCCACACATCCTCGGCGGCCTCAATCTTTCTCAGTCTCTCAGTCGAGGAGCGTCTACAGTCACACGGTCTCAGAACAAGAGGAGCAGGGTCTGTTGTGACACTGGAAGCAG CAGTGCTCTGGTGGGCTCTCAGTCGCTCAGTGCGATTCTCCCTCAGCCCATCATCATCTGCGACACCCCGAGTCCTGCTGTCAGCGTCATCACCATACACAGCGACTCTGAAGACGAGGACGACAGGAAGTTCCACCCTGCTAG CTGTGGCCCCAGTCACAGGACTAATGTGATCAGCTGTCTGACCGTTCACGATTCGGACTCCTCCACCGCCAGTCCCCTGTCTCCCAAACCCCAGAGCGGTCACGCGGGGGTCCAGTCCTCACGACTGTCCAAAGCCCTGGCAGCAGAGGCTCCATCTGTGAAAGCTCAGCCGGTGGAAAACTCCATATCAGCCAAACTTCCCCCATCGGCTGTAG GTCTTGCACAGAATTACTACATGAAGCCTAAGAGAGCCGCGGCCACAAGGCAGCCGAGCAGCTCAGGAGAGAGCGGCAGTGACCACCTACACGAGCCCAGCAGATCTCAACCACTGAACCTCAGTCAG ACCACTGTCTCCTCGTCCCAAGAAGCATCCGGTGGCTCATCCTCCCTGCGCCGACAGCACACCTACCCACCAGCCTCGACTCGTTACGGTCTCCAGGAGGCTTCGTCGTTCACCAGCACCCCCAGCCTCTACACCTACCCCACCCCCGCGTCCCACATGGAGCACCTGCTCGTACAAGGCTCCTCCCCCTCCGTGCTGGCCCCGCCCTCTAGTCACTATGCAGCCAGTCTTATCCCAAAGGACTCCATTGGAGGCGTGGTCCACGGACTCTCCGCCCACTACCAGCAACATTACTCCACCCATCCTTACACCAGCACCACTAGAGGAGGCGGGGCTTACAGCGGGTATCAGCTGAGCCCGCGGAGGGTCCCTCAGTACCCCTATATATGA
- the LOC128022587 gene encoding homeodomain-interacting protein kinase 1 isoform X6 produces the protein MASQLQVFSPPSVSSSAFCRVKKMKVESCAWDASSEAYSSVGQYSFNPAAGLPFGTSGLIFPPASRGQVVVRAADSTGSLPRGSSRRTSHNAHHTESQSSRGHRYGVKRKHEEVESSGGSGSGSVQILEELSAPAFSTRTGGAGTTAQSIPHSAPTTKSSSSNGEGDYQLVQHEILCSVSNSYEVLEFLGRGTFGQVAKCWKRGTNEIVAIKILKNHPSYARQGQIEVSILNRLSAENADEFNFVRSYECFQQKGHTCLVFEMLEQNLYDFLKHSKFSPLPLRHIRPILQQVSTALMKLKSLGLIHADLKPENIMLVDPIRQPYRVKVIDFGSASHVSKAVCSTYLQSRYYRAPEIILGLPFCEAIDMWSLGCVIAELFLGWPLYPGASEYDQIRYISQTQGLPPEYLLSAGTKTSRFFKRGPDSSYPLWRIKTPSEHEAEMGIKSKEARKYIFNCLDDMMQVNLPTHLEGTDMLAEKADRQELIDLLKRMLRLDADKRITPTKTLAHPFVTMSHLLNFPHSSHVKSCFQNMDICKRRNGSFDSGKALFAANAVPGAAGNLTVTFSSQLNQHSQVPSAAGAVPLLNYQPALYQQATINIPGLAQPSIPLQTRPTQLCAQTEPFQQTLIVCPPTAIQGLPSSNKTSSYPVRMENGVPVVQQNQSTQPLQIQPSMLTQAWPAGTQQILIPSAWQQVPGMTIHNPSHQPTVTESPPETVLSQTSKQTSSWRASRSGQHNGVVQQNPHILGGLNLSQSLSRGASTVTRSQNKRSRVCCDTGSSSALVGSQSLSAILPQPIIICDTPSPAVSVITIHSDSEDEDDRKFHPASCGPSHRTNVISCLTVHDSDSSTASPLSPKPQSGHAGVQSSRLSKALAAEAPSVKAQPVENSISAKLPPSAVGLAQNYYMKPKRAAATRQPSSSGESGSDHLHEPSRSQPLNLSQTTVSSSQEASGGSSSLRRQHTYPPASTRYGLQEASSFTSTPSLYTYPTPASHMEHLLVQGSSPSVLAPPSSHYAASLIPKDSIGGVVHGLSAHYQQHYSTHPYTSTTRGGGAYSGYQLSPRRVPQYPYI, from the exons ATGGCTTCACAGCTGCAGGTTTTCTCCCCTCCGTCTGTGTCTTCCAGTGCCTTCTGCAGGGTGAAGAAAATGAAAGTGGAGAGCTGTGCTTGGGATGCTTCCAGTGAAGCGTACAGTTCTGTGGGTCAGTACAGCTTCAACCCCGCTGCGGGCCTCCCTTTCGGCACCTCCGGCCTGATCTTCCCCCCAGCGTCCCGGGGCCAGGTGGTGGTCCGTGCCGCAGACAGCACCGGGAGCCTCCCGCGGGGGTCCAGTCGCAGAACATCTCACAACGCCCACCACACAGAGTCGCAGTCCTCCCGCGGGCACAGGTACGGCGTGAAGAGGAAGCATGAGGAGGTGGAGAGCTCTGGAGGAAGCGGCAGCGGCAGCGTTCAGATCCTGGAGGAGCTCTCGGCTCCTGCTTTCTCCACACGTACGGGAGGAGCGGGAACCACCGCCCAGTCCATCCCCCACTCGGCCCCCACCACCAAAAGCAGCAGCTCCAACGGGGAAGGGGACTACCAGCTGGTCCAGCACGAGATCCTCTGCTCCGTCTCCAACAGCTACGAAGTTCTTGAGTTTCTCGGCCGGGGCACGTTCGGGCAGGTGGCCAAGTGCTGGAAAAGAGGAACTAATGAGATCGTGGCCATCAAGATCCTGAAGAACCATCCATCGTATGCACGTCAGGGACAGATCGAG GTGAGCATATTGAACCGGCTCAGCGCGGAGAATGCTGACGAGTTCAACTTTGTCCGCTCCTACGAGTGTTTCCAGCAAAAGGGCCACACGTGCTTGGTGTTTGAAATGCTGGAGCAGAATCTTTACGACTTCCTGAAGCACAGTAAGTTCAGTCCGCTGCCCCTAAGACACATCCGGCCCATCCTGCAGCAGGTGTCCACGGCCCTGATGAAGCTGAAGAGCCTGGGTCTCATCCACGCTGATCTGAAGCCTGAGAACATCATGCTGGTGGACCCCATCCGACAGCCCTACAGGGTTAAGGTTATCGACTTCGGCTCAGCCAGTCACGTCTCCAAAGCCGTCTGCTCAACTTACCTTCAGTCTCGCTACTACAG AGCCCCTGAGATCATCCTTGGTCTGCCGTTCTGCGAAGCCATCGACATGTGGTCCCTGGGTTGTGTGATTGCAGAGCTCTTTCTGGGCTGGCCGCTATATCCAGGAGCTTCAGAATATGACCAG ATTCGGTACATTTCTCAGACACAGGGATTGCCTCCTGAGTATCTCTTGAGTGCTGGCACAAAGACAAGCCGCTTCTTCAAGAGAGGACCAGACTCCAGCTACCCACTGTGGAGGATAAAA ACCCCGTCTGAGCATGAGGCCGAAATGGGCATCAAGTCAAAAGAAGCGAGAAAATACATCTTCAATTGTTTAGATGACATGATGCAG GTCAATCTGCCGACTCATTTAGAAGGGACGGACATGTTGGCGGAGAAGGCGGACCGCCAGGAGTTGATTGACCTGTTGAAGAGGATGCTGAGACTGGACGCTGATAAAAGGATTACGCCCACAAAGACCCTGGCGCATCCGTTTGTGACCATGAGCCACCTGCTGAACTTCCCTCACAGCTCACA TGTGAAGTCATGTTTCCAGAACATGGATATCTGCAAGAGAAGGAACGGTAGCTTTGACAGTGGGAAAGCCCTGTTTGCTGCTAACGCTGTTCCTGGAGCTGCAGGAAACCTGACGGTGACCTTCAGCAGCCAGCTGAACCAGCACAGCCAG GTTCCGTCTGCTGCTGGAGCCGTTCCTCTCCTTAACTACCAACCGGCTCTTTACCAGCAGGCCACCATTAACATCCCAGGCCTGGCCCAGCCCAGCATCCCCCTGCAGACCCGTCCCACTCAGCTGTGTGCTCAGACCGAACCTTTCCAGCAAACCCTCATCGTCTGCCCCCCCACCGCTATCCAAG GGCTTCCATCTTCTAATAAAACCTCTAGCTATCCTGTCCGGATGGAGAACGGTGTTCCCGTTGTCCAGCAGAACCAGTCCACGCAGCCGCTTCAGATTCAGCCCAGCATGCTGACGCAG GCCTGGCCGGCGGGAACCCAGCAGATCCTCATACCCTCCGCGTGGCAGCAGGTGCCTGGCATGACCATCCACAACCCCAGCCACCAGCCCACAGTGACCGAATCTCCTCCGGAGACCGTACTGTCTCAGACCTCTAAACAGACTTCAAGCTGGAG GGCGTCTCGCAGCGGTCAGCACAATGGCGTCGTCCAGCAGAACCCACACATCCTCGGCGGCCTCAATCTTTCTCAGTCTCTCAGTCGAGGAGCGTCTACAGTCACACGGTCTCAGAACAAGAGGAGCAGGGTCTGTTGTGACACTGGAAGCAG CAGTGCTCTGGTGGGCTCTCAGTCGCTCAGTGCGATTCTCCCTCAGCCCATCATCATCTGCGACACCCCGAGTCCTGCTGTCAGCGTCATCACCATACACAGCGACTCTGAAGACGAGGACGACAGGAAGTTCCACCCTGCTAG CTGTGGCCCCAGTCACAGGACTAATGTGATCAGCTGTCTGACCGTTCACGATTCGGACTCCTCCACCGCCAGTCCCCTGTCTCCCAAACCCCAGAGCGGTCACGCGGGGGTCCAGTCCTCACGACTGTCCAAAGCCCTGGCAGCAGAGGCTCCATCTGTGAAAGCTCAGCCGGTGGAAAACTCCATATCAGCCAAACTTCCCCCATCGGCTGTAG GTCTTGCACAGAATTACTACATGAAGCCTAAGAGAGCCGCGGCCACAAGGCAGCCGAGCAGCTCAGGAGAGAGCGGCAGTGACCACCTACACGAGCCCAGCAGATCTCAACCACTGAACCTCAGTCAG ACCACTGTCTCCTCGTCCCAAGAAGCATCCGGTGGCTCATCCTCCCTGCGCCGACAGCACACCTACCCACCAGCCTCGACTCGTTACGGTCTCCAGGAGGCTTCGTCGTTCACCAGCACCCCCAGCCTCTACACCTACCCCACCCCCGCGTCCCACATGGAGCACCTGCTCGTACAAGGCTCCTCCCCCTCCGTGCTGGCCCCGCCCTCTAGTCACTATGCAGCCAGTCTTATCCCAAAGGACTCCATTGGAGGCGTGGTCCACGGACTCTCCGCCCACTACCAGCAACATTACTCCACCCATCCTTACACCAGCACCACTAGAGGAGGCGGGGCTTACAGCGGGTATCAGCTGAGCCCGCGGAGGGTCCCTCAGTACCCCTATATATGA
- the LOC128022587 gene encoding homeodomain-interacting protein kinase 1 isoform X2, whose product MASQLQVFSPPSVSSSAFCRVKKMKVESCAWDASSEAYSSVGQYSFNPAAGLPFGTSGLIFPPASRGQVVVRAADSTGSLPRGSSRRTSHNAHHTESQSSRGHRYGVKRKHEEVESSGGSGSGSVQILEELSAPAFSTRTGGAGTTAQSIPHSAPTTKSSSSNGEGDYQLVQHEILCSVSNSYEVLEFLGRGTFGQVAKCWKRGTNEIVAIKILKNHPSYARQGQIEVSILNRLSAENADEFNFVRSYECFQQKGHTCLVFEMLEQNLYDFLKHSKFSPLPLRHIRPILQQVSTALMKLKSLGLIHADLKPENIMLVDPIRQPYRVKVIDFGSASHVSKAVCSTYLQSRYYRAPEIILGLPFCEAIDMWSLGCVIAELFLGWPLYPGASEYDQIRYISQTQGLPPEYLLSAGTKTSRFFKRGPDSSYPLWRIKTPSEHEAEMGIKSKEARKYIFNCLDDMMQVNLPTHLEGTDMLAEKADRQELIDLLKRMLRLDADKRITPTKTLAHPFVTMSHLLNFPHSSHVKSCFQNMDICKRRNGSFDSGKALFAANAVPGAAGNLTVTFSSQLNQHSQVPSAAGAVPLLNYQPALYQQATINIPGLAQPSIPLQTRPTQLCAQTEPFQQTLIVCPPTAIQGLPSSNKTSSYPVRMENGVPVVQQNQSTQPLQIQPSMLTQGSCTPLMVATLHPHTAGVASQYPLPLALGCGAGRPALLEQTATVLQAWPAGTQQILIPSAWQQVPGMTIHNPSHQPTVTESPPETVLSQTSKQTSSWRASRSGQHNGVVQQNPHILGGLNLSQSLSRGASTVTRSQNKRSRVCCDTGSSALVGSQSLSAILPQPIIICDTPSPAVSVITIHSDSEDEDDRKFHPASCGPSHRTNVISCLTVHDSDSSTASPLSPKPQSGHAGVQSSRLSKALAAEAPSVKAQPVENSISAKLPPSAVGLAQNYYMKPKRAAATRQPSSSGESGSDHLHEPSRSQPLNLSQTTVSSSQEASGGSSSLRRQHTYPPASTRYGLQEASSFTSTPSLYTYPTPASHMEHLLVQGSSPSVLAPPSSHYAASLIPKDSIGGVVHGLSAHYQQHYSTHPYTSTTRGGGAYSGYQLSPRRVPQYPYI is encoded by the exons ATGGCTTCACAGCTGCAGGTTTTCTCCCCTCCGTCTGTGTCTTCCAGTGCCTTCTGCAGGGTGAAGAAAATGAAAGTGGAGAGCTGTGCTTGGGATGCTTCCAGTGAAGCGTACAGTTCTGTGGGTCAGTACAGCTTCAACCCCGCTGCGGGCCTCCCTTTCGGCACCTCCGGCCTGATCTTCCCCCCAGCGTCCCGGGGCCAGGTGGTGGTCCGTGCCGCAGACAGCACCGGGAGCCTCCCGCGGGGGTCCAGTCGCAGAACATCTCACAACGCCCACCACACAGAGTCGCAGTCCTCCCGCGGGCACAGGTACGGCGTGAAGAGGAAGCATGAGGAGGTGGAGAGCTCTGGAGGAAGCGGCAGCGGCAGCGTTCAGATCCTGGAGGAGCTCTCGGCTCCTGCTTTCTCCACACGTACGGGAGGAGCGGGAACCACCGCCCAGTCCATCCCCCACTCGGCCCCCACCACCAAAAGCAGCAGCTCCAACGGGGAAGGGGACTACCAGCTGGTCCAGCACGAGATCCTCTGCTCCGTCTCCAACAGCTACGAAGTTCTTGAGTTTCTCGGCCGGGGCACGTTCGGGCAGGTGGCCAAGTGCTGGAAAAGAGGAACTAATGAGATCGTGGCCATCAAGATCCTGAAGAACCATCCATCGTATGCACGTCAGGGACAGATCGAG GTGAGCATATTGAACCGGCTCAGCGCGGAGAATGCTGACGAGTTCAACTTTGTCCGCTCCTACGAGTGTTTCCAGCAAAAGGGCCACACGTGCTTGGTGTTTGAAATGCTGGAGCAGAATCTTTACGACTTCCTGAAGCACAGTAAGTTCAGTCCGCTGCCCCTAAGACACATCCGGCCCATCCTGCAGCAGGTGTCCACGGCCCTGATGAAGCTGAAGAGCCTGGGTCTCATCCACGCTGATCTGAAGCCTGAGAACATCATGCTGGTGGACCCCATCCGACAGCCCTACAGGGTTAAGGTTATCGACTTCGGCTCAGCCAGTCACGTCTCCAAAGCCGTCTGCTCAACTTACCTTCAGTCTCGCTACTACAG AGCCCCTGAGATCATCCTTGGTCTGCCGTTCTGCGAAGCCATCGACATGTGGTCCCTGGGTTGTGTGATTGCAGAGCTCTTTCTGGGCTGGCCGCTATATCCAGGAGCTTCAGAATATGACCAG ATTCGGTACATTTCTCAGACACAGGGATTGCCTCCTGAGTATCTCTTGAGTGCTGGCACAAAGACAAGCCGCTTCTTCAAGAGAGGACCAGACTCCAGCTACCCACTGTGGAGGATAAAA ACCCCGTCTGAGCATGAGGCCGAAATGGGCATCAAGTCAAAAGAAGCGAGAAAATACATCTTCAATTGTTTAGATGACATGATGCAG GTCAATCTGCCGACTCATTTAGAAGGGACGGACATGTTGGCGGAGAAGGCGGACCGCCAGGAGTTGATTGACCTGTTGAAGAGGATGCTGAGACTGGACGCTGATAAAAGGATTACGCCCACAAAGACCCTGGCGCATCCGTTTGTGACCATGAGCCACCTGCTGAACTTCCCTCACAGCTCACA TGTGAAGTCATGTTTCCAGAACATGGATATCTGCAAGAGAAGGAACGGTAGCTTTGACAGTGGGAAAGCCCTGTTTGCTGCTAACGCTGTTCCTGGAGCTGCAGGAAACCTGACGGTGACCTTCAGCAGCCAGCTGAACCAGCACAGCCAG GTTCCGTCTGCTGCTGGAGCCGTTCCTCTCCTTAACTACCAACCGGCTCTTTACCAGCAGGCCACCATTAACATCCCAGGCCTGGCCCAGCCCAGCATCCCCCTGCAGACCCGTCCCACTCAGCTGTGTGCTCAGACCGAACCTTTCCAGCAAACCCTCATCGTCTGCCCCCCCACCGCTATCCAAG GGCTTCCATCTTCTAATAAAACCTCTAGCTATCCTGTCCGGATGGAGAACGGTGTTCCCGTTGTCCAGCAGAACCAGTCCACGCAGCCGCTTCAGATTCAGCCCAGCATGCTGACGCAG GGCTCCTGCACGCCTCTGATGGTGGCCACGCTGCACCCTCACACAGCGGGAGTGGCGTCCCAGTACCCTCTGCCCCTGGCACTGGGCTGTGGGGCAGGAAGGCCTGCCCTGCTGGAGCAGACAGCCACAGTGCTG CAGGCCTGGCCGGCGGGAACCCAGCAGATCCTCATACCCTCCGCGTGGCAGCAGGTGCCTGGCATGACCATCCACAACCCCAGCCACCAGCCCACAGTGACCGAATCTCCTCCGGAGACCGTACTGTCTCAGACCTCTAAACAGACTTCAAGCTGGAG GGCGTCTCGCAGCGGTCAGCACAATGGCGTCGTCCAGCAGAACCCACACATCCTCGGCGGCCTCAATCTTTCTCAGTCTCTCAGTCGAGGAGCGTCTACAGTCACACGGTCTCAGAACAAGAGGAGCAGGGTCTGTTGTGACACTGGAAGCAG TGCTCTGGTGGGCTCTCAGTCGCTCAGTGCGATTCTCCCTCAGCCCATCATCATCTGCGACACCCCGAGTCCTGCTGTCAGCGTCATCACCATACACAGCGACTCTGAAGACGAGGACGACAGGAAGTTCCACCCTGCTAG CTGTGGCCCCAGTCACAGGACTAATGTGATCAGCTGTCTGACCGTTCACGATTCGGACTCCTCCACCGCCAGTCCCCTGTCTCCCAAACCCCAGAGCGGTCACGCGGGGGTCCAGTCCTCACGACTGTCCAAAGCCCTGGCAGCAGAGGCTCCATCTGTGAAAGCTCAGCCGGTGGAAAACTCCATATCAGCCAAACTTCCCCCATCGGCTGTAG GTCTTGCACAGAATTACTACATGAAGCCTAAGAGAGCCGCGGCCACAAGGCAGCCGAGCAGCTCAGGAGAGAGCGGCAGTGACCACCTACACGAGCCCAGCAGATCTCAACCACTGAACCTCAGTCAG ACCACTGTCTCCTCGTCCCAAGAAGCATCCGGTGGCTCATCCTCCCTGCGCCGACAGCACACCTACCCACCAGCCTCGACTCGTTACGGTCTCCAGGAGGCTTCGTCGTTCACCAGCACCCCCAGCCTCTACACCTACCCCACCCCCGCGTCCCACATGGAGCACCTGCTCGTACAAGGCTCCTCCCCCTCCGTGCTGGCCCCGCCCTCTAGTCACTATGCAGCCAGTCTTATCCCAAAGGACTCCATTGGAGGCGTGGTCCACGGACTCTCCGCCCACTACCAGCAACATTACTCCACCCATCCTTACACCAGCACCACTAGAGGAGGCGGGGCTTACAGCGGGTATCAGCTGAGCCCGCGGAGGGTCCCTCAGTACCCCTATATATGA